In Lolium rigidum isolate FL_2022 chromosome 3, APGP_CSIRO_Lrig_0.1, whole genome shotgun sequence, the genomic window ATGCcgatcttcatcgacaacttactcCCGCGAGGCATACCCCTTGCGCACCCCGACGAGGCTGCTGGTCGTCGAGAAGTCCTAGCTGAGCGGACCCATGCTACTTCAACTCCAACTACATCAACACCGTCAAGACCGACGAGGCGTGACGGCGAAGGCGGGCGTGGCCGGAGCAAAGGCCACGCTACATgcggcgcgtgtaccgacgaggaCACGGGCTCTACCGCCGCCCAcacacaccaccaccacatcATGCATGGAGAACGCGAAGCGAAGACGACAAAGATGACCAcacggcttaatcggaggtgtctcgcggcgtaacccgcgggagtaattaaccgggtgCCTTCCGAGGCCCGGGAACCAGGAGATCGCAATCGCCATAGTCGGGCTGGCCGCGCAAGCAGGCCACGAAGCGCTCCGTATTCGGGAACTTGTACTTTATTTCTCCAAGAGAGATTAATGAAATGCATGCTTCCCTATCTTTTTCTTGTGTACTAcggtacactggcacgcccgcacttCTTTATTTTACCCCGGCGCATGAGAGAAACACGCTATCATCATCTCCCTCAACGTAGCGCGTCTGTCCTTCACGGacgtttttctcgtgtcaaacacCGCGGCGGCAATTGCCTGAGGTGCGGCGGCGGTGATGCAGCGGTGGGGCGGGCTCGTGAGGGCCTGAGTACTGCGGGATCCCGTGGCTTGCAACGAGGGTGGTTCTGCCCACATCACCTaggcgtcggggcggcggcctcggaatCGGCGGTGGCGTCCTCCTCTTCTCCGGAGGCGGACGGCCTTTTTGGGATCTGGGGTAGAGGATCTCGGGATCCCACATCGATCTCTGCCGGTGAAGATCTAGTCGATGTCGAGTTGGGGATGTTGTGGCAGCCGGTTAAAACCGTGCTTCGatctcggtcttggcggatgatggcggcgtcgattGGGgttgttaccttgtcgaaggcatcatctttgctttcctcagcactacactcggcgagttggggatgcgcggctgccggtgaaaaacgTGCTCCGACTCCGgtcttggcgggcgatggcgacgtcacacgtcgtaaccttcttgaaggcatcgtcgtcgcagcctGCATCACTCGtgttgctccgggggaaaccctagatctgggaattccggatcggacgatggcagcgctacctgcgtcgttctacctcttgggcatcgtttttggagcagctgctggatgttggcggatgttgctggagtggtattcatctagaaggctgtagcgggacttttatttcctagttttctttactcttttttggttgtgtgcatccgtactgccattagggtgggcgTTGTTGCAAAGactagatgtaattggtatcttttgatattaatatattccctttatctaaaaaaaaaatctaccacATCGATGGCGCTGAGTCTCGTTGGCATGGTGCTGCATCGACAACGATGCGGaatgatgtatgcgtgcaggatggtggagccatCTGGCGTCTTGGTGGCATCGATGACAtgccttgcaaggttaatgcgatgatccctcttgaagatgagGTCGAGGAAGACAGCAGTAGCAACTTCTGTGACGTGTGCGTTGGTGTGCGCTCTCttaactggatgtgcttctcacccgcTATTGAGCTacttgggaaggcatttggttttttgaATGATGTGAATTGGTGTTTTGTCACCCCTTCATCTctatgtaggtttagcgaggtggcttcaagtttaatcttttgtattgctcttgtaagatgttgtgaataatctaataaaaaagcggtatgcatcccttggatgcagaagttGGGATGATTttttcccatttcgaaaaaaaagtgaGCAACCTTTTCACAAAATGATAGATGGCTTATTATGGGAAAAAAATACATATCATTAATAGTATCGGAAGGATAAATTAATTCCATGAACATCGTTCTGGGCGGTGCGAACAATTTTGCATTTTACAAATTTGAACAATTAGCTTAAAAATGAAATAAATAATATGAGGGTTAAATGCTGAAGTGTGGTTTAAAATGAGATTATGCACGTGTGCAATATATAGTCCGAGTGTGACATAAAAAAGTAGTCGTACTGTCAATCGTTGAATCTTACATGACGAAGAGGTGGACCGATCCTAATTACTTAATGGATCGCGACATCTGTTGAAAAGCTGAAATGTGGCATGTCCGTTGCCAGCCTCCAGCGCAATGCCACCAAAGAGGCAGTGCTACTGCGCAAGCATTGTTACACACGATACTATTAGAGTAGTCCGCGTCTTCTGCTGGGACACGCACTAATCCCCTTCATCTTCGTTTGCCTCCAAACATGAAGTTCACCCTTGTCCACCTTCTCTTCATTTGCCTTAATCTAGTAGTCTACACCACCGGCGACGACCAATTCGTCTACTCCGGTTTCTCTGGCGCAAACCTCACCTTCGACGGCGCAGCCACGGTCACTCCAggcggcctcctccagctcaCCAACGGCACAGACCAGCAGAAAGGCCATGCTTTCTACCCGACTCCGCTGAACTTCACCAGGTCTCGTGGCGGAGAGGTGCAGTCCTTCTCGGCCTCCTTCGTGTTCGCCATCTTGTCCATCTACACCGACCTGAGCGCCCACGGCATGGCCTTGGTCGTGGCGTCGAGCAAGAACTTCTCCTCCGCTCTGCCTGGCCAGCTCCTTGGCCTCACGGACATCCAAAACAACGGCAACGACAGCAACCACTTCTTCGCCGTGGAGCTGGACACGATCCAAAACAAGGAGTACAACGACCTCAACGCCAACCATGCCGGCGCTAACGTCAACGGTCTCATATCGCTGCAGTCCTACTACGCCGGTTACTTCGATGACAAGGATGGTAACTTCCGCAACCTGAGTCTGATTAGCCGCCAGGCCATGCAAGTGTGGGTGGATTATGACCACAAGGTTGCGCAGATCGCTGTGACCATGGCTCCCATCAAGGTCGGCAGACCTGTAAAGCCATTGTTCACAGCCACCTACAACCTCACATCTGTGGTCACAGACGACGCATACGTCGGTTTCTCCTCTGCGACCGGCACATTCGACGTGCGACACTATGTACTTGGTTGGAGCTTTGCCATGAAcggccctgctccggccatcgaCATCTCCAAGCTACCAAATCTTCCGCGTGTAGGACCGAAGCCACGATCCAAGGTATTGGAAATAGTTTTGCCAATAGCAAGTGGAGTGTTCGTCCTCATCCTGGGCACCATTGTTGTCCTCGTACTACAGAGGCGTTTTAGGTACGCCGAGCTGCGGGAAGATTGGGAGGTTGAATTCGGGCCACGGCGATTCGCATACAAGGATTTGTACCGTGCAACCGGAGGTTTTAACAACACGCACCTGTTAGGAATTGGAGGATTCGGCAGGGTATACAAGGGTGTCCTTCCAGCGTCTGAGGTGGAGATTGCTGTGAAGAAGGTGTCACACGACTCAAAGCAGGGCATCAAGGAATTCATTGCAGAGGTGGTTAGCATAGGACGTCTCCAACACCGCAATCTTGCACCATTACTTGGTTACTGCCGACGAAAAAGTGAGTTGTTTCTGGTCTACGAGTACATGTCAAATGGAAGTGTTGACAAGTACCTGCACGGCAGAGAAGGCAAACCAAATCTGAATTGGGCTCGTAGGTGGCATATCATCAAAGGCATTGCATCATGCTTGGTCTACCTTCATGAAGAGTGGGAAAAAGTTGTAATCCATCGGGACATCAAAGCCAGCAATGTCCTCCTGGATAGCGACATGAACGGAAGGCTTGGTGACTTTGGCCTTGCAAGATTGTACGACCACGACACTGATCCGCAGACCACACATGTAGTTGGAACGATAGGATACCTAGCTCCAGAGCTAGGACACACTAGCAAAGCGACCCCTCTTACTGACGTATTTGCTTTTGGAGTATTCATTCTTGAAGTTACTTGTGGGCAGAGGCCTGTCAACAATGCGAGCTTACAGGAGAGCCAAGTGCTGCTGGTCGAACGGGTGCTCGAGCAATGGAGCAAGGAATCGCTCCTCGATACCGTGGATAAGCGGCTTGAGGGCAACTACGACGCTGCCGAGGCATGTGTGGCTCTCAAGCTAGGCCTGctatgctctcacccattcgcgaATGCAAGACCATCTATGCGGGAAGTGATGCAGTACCTTGAGGGGGACATGCCGCTGCCGGAGATGACACCGACGGATTTAAGTTTTCAGATGATGGCCATAATGCAGAATGGAGGATTTGACCAATTCATCATGGCATATCCTTCATCGTCAGCGAGTATTGAAAGCACGTCTCTAATTTCAGTTGGAAGGTGACATGCACCGTGATGCTGATCCGGACCCTGCATCGACACTACCATTCAGAGCATCAACATATATGTAATTTGTAACGGTTGTCATGTAATAGAACTCTTAGCAAGAGTAATAACTTTTTACTTTGAAAATACCAAATGTAATAAGTGGTAGAATCTTTTTAGAAAGAAATTTTATTAATATAAATAAAATACCAATGCCTATGCACCCACTCGGGTTGTCCATGCAAATCAAGGCCACCAAACTACCTAAGATCGAGGTAAGTGGTAGAATCTTTTTAGAAAGAAATTTTATTaatataaataaaatatcaatgccTATGCACCCACTCGGGTTGTCCATGCAAATCAAGGCCACCAAACTACCTAAGATCGAGGGCAAGGCCAAGCTTCTCCATACACCACAAGCACGACCAATtcctagtttcaaaaaaaaaaagcacgacCAATTCCTTATGCCAACACACAGAGCTCCAGATGACGAAAGACTGCGACTTGGCTGCCCGTGGCTTCATCAGTATGAAGCTCCTAATTTTCGCTATCCTCTGCGATACCCACTTCGGAAGTTCAACACCGCAAGATGGTAGGTCCCCATCGAAGAGAGAACACGGCTTGCCCCTTCCCACAATCTTCCATGGGTGCCCTGAATTTGTCTACCCCGATAGGTGCAAAGAAATGCACCACACCACAACGAGAAAAGCGCCAAAGCCAATCTGCTCcactgagtagcaaaccgagaagATCTCCGATTTTGCCAGGTTCATCGCAGGTCACTAGCGTCTCCAAAGGTGTGCAAGATTGCGCACACTGCCTTTATGTCCTTCATTTCAGACACGACGAACCTCACCTGTCTAGAGGTGAGGTGAAGTGCCGAAAAATGCCACTATCCATGGCCGTGCGGAACAAAAATATGCACACGACATGAGATAGTAGAAGCTCTATCTTTAGACTTGGTGTCCATCATAATAATATCTTAATAAATTTAAGCTTGGTGTCCATCATAATTAAAAGTTTTCGGTATTACAAGTCGGTGCGGATCACAGTCTAATCTTCTTATGGTTGATTGTGTGTTCCTAATGAATAGCAGAAAACATAATCACCATCGGCGATGGTGAAAAACAGGGAACATATCAACGTGGAAGGTTTGTGAAAGTGTTTTATttgtttctcccggtgcaacgcacgggcacttttgctagtataaATAAAATACCAATGCCTATGCACCCACTCGGGTCTGTCCATGCAAATCAGGTCACCAAACTACCTAAGATCGAGGGCAAGGCCAAGCTTCTCCATACCAAGCACCACAAGTACGATCAATTCCTGGAAACTTCAAGTTGCATATACGTGGCATACTACCTGGAAACTTCAAGTTGCATAGAAATGTCCAAACATGCACAATCTATCACTTCAACTTATGTGGACCACTAGCTAGAAACGAAGGATCGCGTGACAAATGAAGATTCCATGGATAAGGGTGGCTGAGGACCGCTACACATTTTTCCAAAAGATACAGCCATGCTGCATTTATTGACTTGTAGATCAACTGGTAGACTATTCTGGTGAGATGTAAGACACTAGTCAAAGTCACATACTCCTCATAGTCAGAGCCATCAAAGTCATAGAGGAGTAGTAGAACATGCAAAACTCAAATTGCCATCAAAGTCCAACTACCAAAACGTCATCATAGGGCGGCTCGCGTGGAAATCCTAAGCTGCCGCTGCCTCTCCCCCTCCTCCAGTCTTCCTCCTCCATGCTGCCGCAGGCGCGCGCGGGGGTAAAGCCCATGGTGCTATGGGCGGCGGCAGGCTCCCCTCTCGCATCGCGCGCGTAGAGGAGGCGTGGGATCAACGATGGTGATCGTTGGCAGGTAGTGGGGCTGTTCGAGGATCGGCGTGGTGGGGTCCTGTGCACGatccggggcggcggcctcggccgGTGGTTCTGCGGCGCAGCGCGCCTAGCTGCCCTGGCGAGGGTTGTGGTGGCCGGGTGATGCTTCAGcgatgcggccggcggcggggctgTTCCCGACGGTTGCGGATCCGACATCTACGACGGCGTGGTCGT contains:
- the LOC124702862 gene encoding L-type lectin-domain containing receptor kinase SIT2-like isoform X1; the encoded protein is MKFTLVHLLFICLNLVVYTTGDDQFVYSGFSGANLTFDGAATVTPGGLLQLTNGTDQQKGHAFYPTPLNFTRSRGGEVQSFSASFVFAILSIYTDLSAHGMALVVASSKNFSSALPGQLLGLTDIQNNGNDSNHFFAVELDTIQNKEYNDLNANHAGANVNGLISLQSYYAGYFDDKDGNFRNLSLISRQAMQVWVDYDHKVAQIAVTMAPIKVGRPVKPLFTATYNLTSVVTDDAYVGFSSATGTFDVRHYVLGWSFAMNGPAPAIDISKLPNLPRVGPKPRSKVLEIVLPIASGVFVLILGTIVVLVLQRRFRYAELREDWEVEFGPRRFAYKDLYRATGGFNNTHLLGIGGFGRVYKGVLPASEVEIAVKKVSHDSKQGIKEFIAEVVSIGRLQHRNLAPLLGYCRRKSELFLVYEYMSNGSVDKYLHGREGKPNLNWARRWHIIKGIASCLVYLHEEWEKVVIHRDIKASNVLLDSDMNGRLGDFGLARLYDHDTDPQTTHVVGTIGYLAPELGHTSKATPLTDVFAFGVFILEVTCGQRPVNNASLQESQVLLVERVLEQWSKESLLDTVDKRLEGNYDAAEACVALKLGLLCSHPFANARPSMREVMQYLEGDMPLPEMTPTDLSFQMMAIMQNGGFDQFIMAYPSSSASIESTSLISVGR
- the LOC124702862 gene encoding L-type lectin-domain containing receptor kinase SIT2-like isoform X2 encodes the protein MKFTLVHLLFICLNLVVYTTGDDQFVYSGFSGANLTFDGAATVTPGGLLQLTNGTDQQKGHAFYPTPLNFTRSRGGEVQSFSASFVFAILSIYTDLSAHGMALVVASSKNFSSALPGQLLGLTDIQNNGNDSNHFFAVELDTIQNKEYNDLNANHAGANVNGLISLQSYYAGYFDDKDGNFRNLSLISRQAMQVWVDYDHKVAQIAVTMAPIKVGRPVKPLFTATYNLTSVVTDDAYVGFSSATGTFDVRHYVLGWSFAMNGPAPAIDISKLPNLPRVGPKPRSKRRFRYAELREDWEVEFGPRRFAYKDLYRATGGFNNTHLLGIGGFGRVYKGVLPASEVEIAVKKVSHDSKQGIKEFIAEVVSIGRLQHRNLAPLLGYCRRKSELFLVYEYMSNGSVDKYLHGREGKPNLNWARRWHIIKGIASCLVYLHEEWEKVVIHRDIKASNVLLDSDMNGRLGDFGLARLYDHDTDPQTTHVVGTIGYLAPELGHTSKATPLTDVFAFGVFILEVTCGQRPVNNASLQESQVLLVERVLEQWSKESLLDTVDKRLEGNYDAAEACVALKLGLLCSHPFANARPSMREVMQYLEGDMPLPEMTPTDLSFQMMAIMQNGGFDQFIMAYPSSSASIESTSLISVGR